One stretch of Candidatus Binatus sp. DNA includes these proteins:
- a CDS encoding glucose 1-dehydrogenase — protein sequence MGRRQCTLDGKVAIVTGAARGQGEAEARLFVAEGAKVMLTDVSPEGGAVAEALGDLAAFSQQDVGSTADWERVVKATTQRFGRLDILVNNAAIYKMRSLLDTTDEEFDEITRINQRGPFLGMRAVAPAMRAAGGGSIINISSGAGLRGVRNVLAYATTKWAVRGMSKCAALELAGDRIRVNSIHPGVIETPMLNHNPAAFNEAMVRATPIGRIGQPEDIARMVLYLASDAAGQFHAEAKIGDAHVLFGNGYFCDPSMSAAIYIYVPDVDATFKRAVSLGAKAIREPADSTVRSDASIFSHRILLYGCA from the coding sequence ATTGGGAGACGACAATGCACTCTTGACGGAAAGGTCGCGATCGTTACTGGAGCCGCCCGCGGCCAGGGAGAGGCTGAGGCTCGGCTCTTTGTTGCAGAAGGCGCCAAGGTCATGTTGACCGACGTCTCGCCGGAAGGAGGAGCCGTTGCCGAAGCGCTGGGCGACCTGGCGGCTTTTTCACAGCAAGATGTAGGCAGCACGGCGGACTGGGAACGGGTGGTCAAAGCCACCACGCAGCGGTTCGGCCGCCTGGACATACTGGTGAACAACGCCGCCATCTATAAAATGCGATCGCTGCTCGACACTACTGACGAGGAGTTCGACGAGATCACGCGGATCAACCAGCGCGGCCCCTTCTTAGGCATGCGGGCGGTAGCGCCCGCGATGCGTGCAGCGGGCGGCGGCTCCATCATTAATATCTCGTCGGGCGCGGGACTGAGGGGCGTCCGGAATGTGCTCGCCTATGCCACGACCAAATGGGCGGTGCGTGGGATGAGCAAGTGTGCGGCGCTGGAACTTGCGGGCGATCGCATCCGCGTCAACTCGATACATCCGGGAGTAATCGAGACGCCGATGCTGAATCACAATCCGGCGGCGTTTAACGAGGCGATGGTGCGAGCAACTCCGATCGGGCGCATCGGCCAGCCCGAAGATATCGCACGGATGGTGCTCTATCTTGCCTCCGATGCCGCAGGGCAATTTCATGCCGAGGCTAAAATCGGCGACGCGCATGTGCTGTTTGGCAACGGCTATTTTTGCGACCCATCGATGTCAGCCGCGATCTATATCTACGTTCCTGATGTCGATGCGACCTTCAAACGCGCGGTGAGTCTTGGTGCCAAGGCGATCAGAGAGCCAGCGGATTCCACTGTGCGTTCTGATGCCTCAATTTTTTCGCATCGGATTTTGCTCTACGGCTGCGCGTAA
- a CDS encoding CaiB/BaiF CoA-transferase family protein produces MLSPYRVLDLTTERGLLCGQILGDLGADVIKIEPPGGSPARRLAPFFEDRPDPDRSIYWWAYNRNKRSVTLNLETDEGREMFYRLAAGARFLIESHNPGYLSERRLGYKDLASRNRELICVSITPFGQHGPKASYADSDLVILAAGGPLMLYGDEDRPPVRLSVPQAYLHACGDAAAGAMVANHECHRSGMGQHVDVAAQQSVTLATQANNLAYRLGADEARRMAGGVKVGSLRVPLVWRAKDGHVTLGFLFGRQLGVFSQRLMNYLHELGVCDAATRDKDWIGYGALLASGEEPMEEYERVLALIADFLASRTKAELFSVALERGFLIAPIATVSEVLASPQLKSRQYWQMLEHPELGRSFPYPGPFAKFSEAPIVYRRRPPLVGEHNHEVYSNELGLSAARIEDLARRGII; encoded by the coding sequence ATGCTGAGTCCATACCGAGTGCTCGATCTGACCACGGAGCGAGGACTGCTCTGTGGCCAGATTCTGGGCGATCTGGGCGCTGACGTTATCAAGATCGAGCCACCTGGTGGCTCGCCGGCACGGCGGCTGGCCCCCTTTTTCGAAGACAGGCCGGATCCTGATCGCTCGATTTACTGGTGGGCTTACAACCGCAATAAACGAAGCGTCACCCTCAACCTCGAGACTGACGAAGGCAGGGAAATGTTCTATCGACTCGCGGCGGGAGCGCGGTTCCTGATTGAGTCGCACAACCCCGGTTATCTCAGCGAGCGCCGGCTTGGGTACAAGGATCTCGCGAGCCGCAACCGCGAACTGATTTGTGTTTCAATAACGCCATTCGGCCAGCATGGTCCCAAGGCTTCTTACGCTGACAGCGACCTGGTGATCCTCGCAGCGGGAGGGCCGCTAATGCTTTATGGCGACGAGGATCGGCCGCCGGTTCGGCTGAGCGTGCCTCAGGCTTATCTTCATGCATGCGGTGACGCGGCCGCCGGTGCGATGGTGGCTAATCATGAGTGCCACCGCTCCGGGATGGGACAGCACGTCGATGTGGCGGCGCAGCAGTCAGTCACCTTGGCGACTCAAGCCAACAACCTCGCGTACCGCCTGGGCGCAGACGAAGCGCGCCGAATGGCGGGCGGCGTGAAAGTGGGATCTCTACGGGTTCCGCTGGTGTGGCGGGCGAAAGACGGGCATGTCACGCTCGGCTTCCTGTTCGGACGCCAGCTCGGCGTATTCAGCCAAAGACTGATGAACTATCTCCACGAACTGGGAGTCTGTGACGCTGCCACCCGCGACAAGGATTGGATCGGTTACGGCGCGTTACTCGCGAGCGGCGAAGAGCCGATGGAGGAGTACGAGCGGGTTCTCGCCTTGATTGCGGATTTCCTCGCGAGTCGAACCAAGGCAGAGCTGTTCAGCGTTGCACTCGAACGGGGATTCCTGATCGCTCCGATCGCAACGGTCAGTGAAGTTCTTGCGAGTCCTCAACTCAAGTCCCGTCAATACTGGCAGATGCTCGAACATCCGGAGCTGGGACGCTCATTCCCGTATCCGGGGCCGTTCGCAAAGTTCAGTGAGGCGCCGATCGTTTACCGCCGACGCCCGCCGCTGGTTGGAGAACACAATCACGAAGTCTATTCCAACGAGTTGGGATTGTCGGCTGCGAGAATCGAGGACCTGGCGCGAAGAGGTATAATCTGA
- a CDS encoding FG-GAP-like repeat-containing protein has translation MFKHGLPPLAITLGLGGLLLLMPLLALSDSSTLTISSGSVTVTSSASKTLNFPIARSADLDYDAFLQFQTQDGTAVAGTDYAAATGSLIIPAGQTSATIPVQVGGSTTNPPNKTFKMLLLGGGGGTFTPSFAAQQTFATGVSPLPVSAADVNGDGKPDLIVANSGDNTVSVMLNTTLPGAATAGFAAQQTFATGANPHSVTTADVNGDGKLDLIVASSGDATVSVLLNTTAPGAATPSFAPQMAFATGSPSYSVTAADVNGDGKPDLIVANTGADTVSVLLNTTAPGATTPRFASQVAFAADTGPYSVTAADINGDGKPDLIVANRFAGNVSVLLNTTAPGAATPSFAAQVAFAPSIFNDPFSVAAADVNGDGKPDLIVANYGSDSVAVLLNTTVPGAATPTFGLQYFGTHAPVWVMTADFNDDGRPDLIVANLLDDTVSMLLNTTAPGASTPSFATQKTFASGVGPQSVAAADVNGDGKPDLIVANRFAATVSVMLNTTAPIPATATFDANSFATQKVFATGVNPRSATAADLNGDGKPDLIVANDDDATVSVMLNSTLPGARIPSFAAQQTFDAGAGAYSVTTAEVNGDGKPDIIVANYHANSVSVLLNTTVPGAVTPGFAAQQTFAIGRQSDSVTAADVNGDGKPDLIVANSGDNTVSVLLNTTAPGAAMPSFTTQQTFATGLGAFSVTTADLNGDGKPDLIVTNTPAGTISALLNTTAPGAITASFTAPQAFAVGDLPQVLTAADVNGDGRPDLVVPNFNAGTVSVLLNTTAPGAATPSFAAQHTFDAGASCNSVTAADLNGDGKPDLIVANSGDNTVSVLLNTTAPGAATPGFAAQQTFATGANSDSVAAADLNGDGKTDLIVANYRGNTVSVLLNTLYQVSTSGSPATGTIHYNVPATRTPTPTRTATPTRTPTRSATRTPTTTATPTPVPTVTATLTPTPTVTRTATPSATPTPVAPALRVLGQITFTNNGPNFVDSRGLFRPRGLAIDRSVSPNRIYAADTYNNRVLGWNNASAFANGAPANLVIGQPNFNSSRCNNPAQSAQGALCLPASVGVDSFGNLYVADTSNNRMLEYDTPFSSDKKADRVFGQGGSFTTHLCNKSGISAASLCTPWGIALDSANNLYVADSGNNRLLEYDVPLTTDTTANRVFGQLGSFTSRVCNKAGAGGNLSSLCNPLGLALDASDNLYTSDSGNSRILEYDTPLVSGTVADLMIAQSGSGLGVDSAGDLYVADEANSRVLEYDAPLNTDTTPDRVFGQGGSFTATACNMGHTPAAGTLCSPGGVALDPAGKLYVADQSNHRVLAYATPLVINTADRVLGQSTFIEGKPNFADARGLYNPRAVAVDTSVTPNRIYVADYLNSRVLGWGNAASFVNGAPADVVVGQTSFGTAQCNAGGTLASARTLCWPLGVAVDAQGRLYVADYGNNRVVEYNAPFSIGASANLVFGQGGSFTSRFCNKGGVSASSLCVPLGVALDTFGNLYVSDNHNHRVLEYDTPLTTDTVADRVIGQPMLTTSTCPATPSAASVCGAAGIAVDSNGNLYVADADTNRVLEFNHPLSTNQVAARVFGQSGSFVTGICNKGGVSASSLCYPLGVSVDDAGTVFVADFTNSRVLEYDAPLSTDTIADRVFGQAGIFTSARCNKGGVSETILCYPAGVALDGVGNLYVTDRNNNRALVYAQP, from the coding sequence ATGTTCAAACACGGTCTGCCGCCATTGGCGATAACTCTTGGTCTAGGCGGTTTGCTTCTACTGATGCCGCTCCTGGCGTTGAGTGACTCATCGACGCTGACTATCTCGAGTGGCAGCGTGACAGTAACGAGTTCGGCGTCGAAGACGCTCAACTTTCCGATCGCACGCAGCGCCGATCTTGACTACGACGCTTTTCTTCAATTCCAGACCCAGGACGGCACCGCAGTCGCTGGAACCGACTACGCCGCCGCGACGGGGTCACTCATAATCCCCGCCGGCCAAACCAGCGCGACAATTCCGGTACAAGTCGGGGGCAGTACGACCAACCCGCCCAATAAAACCTTTAAGATGCTGTTGCTGGGCGGCGGAGGAGGAACCTTTACCCCCAGCTTCGCCGCCCAGCAAACCTTCGCCACCGGTGTTAGCCCGCTTCCGGTGTCGGCGGCGGACGTCAACGGCGACGGCAAGCCCGACCTCATCGTCGCGAATTCCGGTGACAACACGGTCTCGGTGATGCTCAACACCACCTTGCCAGGCGCCGCCACTGCCGGTTTCGCCGCTCAGCAGACATTCGCCACCGGCGCCAACCCGCACTCGGTGACAACGGCGGACGTCAACGGCGACGGCAAGCTCGACCTGATTGTCGCGAGTTCCGGTGATGCTACGGTCTCGGTGCTGCTCAACACCACGGCGCCGGGCGCCGCCACGCCCAGCTTCGCCCCCCAGATGGCTTTCGCCACCGGCAGCCCGTCGTATTCGGTGACGGCAGCGGATGTAAACGGCGACGGCAAGCCCGACCTGATCGTCGCGAACACGGGCGCTGACACAGTCTCGGTGCTGCTCAACACCACGGCGCCGGGCGCGACCACGCCCCGCTTCGCCAGCCAGGTGGCCTTCGCCGCCGACACCGGGCCGTACTCGGTGACGGCGGCGGATATCAACGGCGACGGCAAGCCCGACCTGATCGTCGCGAATCGCTTTGCTGGCAACGTCTCGGTGCTGCTCAACACCACGGCGCCGGGCGCAGCCACGCCCAGCTTTGCCGCCCAAGTGGCCTTCGCCCCGAGCATCTTTAACGACCCATTCTCGGTGGCGGCGGCGGATGTCAACGGCGACGGCAAGCCCGACCTGATCGTCGCGAATTATGGAAGTGACTCGGTCGCGGTGCTGCTCAACACCACGGTGCCGGGCGCGGCCACGCCCACCTTCGGCCTGCAGTACTTCGGCACCCATGCCCCGGTTTGGGTGATGACGGCGGACTTCAACGACGACGGCAGGCCCGACCTAATCGTGGCGAATTTGCTCGATGACACGGTGTCGATGCTGCTCAACACCACCGCGCCAGGCGCGAGCACACCCAGCTTCGCCACTCAGAAGACCTTCGCCTCCGGCGTCGGCCCGCAGTCGGTGGCGGCGGCGGACGTCAACGGCGACGGCAAGCCCGACCTGATCGTCGCCAATCGCTTTGCTGCCACGGTCTCGGTGATGCTCAACACTACGGCGCCGATTCCTGCCACGGCGACGTTTGACGCCAACAGCTTTGCCACCCAGAAGGTCTTCGCCACCGGCGTCAATCCGAGATCGGCGACGGCGGCGGACCTCAACGGCGACGGCAAGCCCGACCTGATTGTCGCGAACGACGATGACGCGACGGTCTCGGTAATGCTCAACAGCACCCTACCGGGTGCCCGGATCCCCAGCTTCGCCGCGCAGCAGACCTTCGACGCCGGCGCCGGCGCGTACTCCGTGACCACGGCGGAAGTCAACGGCGATGGCAAGCCCGATATCATCGTCGCGAATTACCATGCCAACTCGGTCTCAGTGCTGCTCAACACCACGGTGCCTGGTGCGGTTACGCCCGGCTTCGCCGCCCAGCAGACCTTCGCCATCGGCCGCCAAAGTGATTCGGTGACGGCGGCGGACGTCAACGGGGACGGCAAGCCCGACCTGATAGTGGCGAATTCCGGTGACAACACGGTCTCGGTGCTGCTCAACACCACCGCGCCGGGCGCAGCCATGCCCAGCTTCACCACCCAACAGACCTTTGCCACCGGCCTCGGCGCGTTCTCGGTGACCACGGCCGACCTCAACGGTGACGGCAAGCCTGACTTGATCGTGACGAACACACCCGCCGGTACGATCTCCGCGCTGCTCAATACCACCGCACCGGGCGCAATTACTGCCAGCTTTACCGCTCCGCAGGCCTTCGCGGTCGGCGACCTTCCGCAGGTTCTGACAGCGGCAGACGTCAACGGCGACGGCAGGCCCGATCTAGTCGTCCCTAATTTCAATGCTGGCACGGTTTCAGTGCTGCTCAACACCACAGCGCCCGGGGCGGCCACGCCCAGCTTCGCCGCCCAGCATACCTTCGATGCTGGCGCCAGCTGTAATTCGGTGACGGCGGCGGACCTCAACGGCGACGGCAAGCCCGACCTGATCGTGGCGAATTCCGGTGACAACACGGTCTCGGTGCTGCTCAACACCACGGCGCCGGGGGCGGCTACGCCCGGCTTCGCCGCCCAGCAGACCTTCGCCACCGGCGCCAACTCTGACTCGGTGGCGGCGGCGGACCTCAACGGCGACGGCAAGACCGACCTGATCGTCGCGAATTACCGTGGTAACACGGTCTCGGTGCTGCTCAACACCCTGTACCAGGTTTCCACCTCCGGCAGTCCCGCGACGGGCACCATCCACTACAACGTGCCGGCCACGAGGACTCCGACACCGACGCGGACCGCAACGCCGACGCGGACGCCGACGCGGAGCGCGACCCGGACGCCGACCACAACTGCGACGCCGACGCCGGTTCCGACCGTCACGGCCACTCTTACGCCGACCCCAACCGTGACGCGTACCGCGACGCCATCGGCCACGCCGACGCCGGTGGCGCCCGCGCTTCGAGTGCTCGGGCAGATCACTTTTACCAACAACGGGCCAAATTTTGTGGACTCGCGCGGACTATTTCGGCCGCGCGGACTGGCGATCGATCGCAGCGTCTCGCCCAACCGGATTTACGCGGCGGACACCTATAACAACCGGGTACTGGGATGGAACAACGCGTCGGCATTCGCCAACGGAGCCCCGGCAAACCTGGTGATTGGCCAGCCCAACTTCAACTCCAGCCGCTGCAACAATCCGGCACAAAGCGCTCAAGGCGCTCTGTGTCTGCCAGCCAGTGTCGGGGTCGATTCGTTTGGCAATCTCTACGTGGCAGATACCAGCAACAATCGGATGCTGGAATACGACACTCCGTTTAGCAGCGATAAGAAAGCGGATCGGGTGTTCGGGCAAGGCGGATCCTTCACCACTCATCTTTGCAACAAGAGCGGTATCAGCGCGGCCAGTCTTTGCACGCCATGGGGCATCGCGCTGGATTCCGCGAACAATCTGTACGTGGCCGATTCCGGCAATAACCGGCTGTTGGAATACGACGTGCCGCTGACAACCGATACTACGGCTAACCGGGTATTCGGTCAGCTCGGGAGCTTTACCAGCAGAGTCTGCAACAAGGCCGGGGCGGGCGGCAACCTTTCGAGCTTGTGCAATCCGCTGGGGCTGGCGCTCGACGCCTCCGACAACCTGTATACATCCGATTCCGGCAACAGCCGAATACTGGAATACGATACCCCGCTGGTCAGCGGCACGGTGGCGGACCTGATGATTGCGCAGAGTGGCAGCGGTCTGGGGGTGGATTCGGCCGGCGATCTGTACGTGGCGGACGAGGCCAACAGCCGGGTGCTGGAGTACGACGCCCCGCTCAATACAGACACCACGCCCGACCGCGTGTTTGGCCAGGGCGGCAGCTTCACGGCGACCGCCTGCAACATGGGACACACGCCGGCGGCTGGGACCTTGTGCTCACCGGGCGGTGTCGCGCTGGACCCGGCGGGCAAGCTCTACGTCGCCGACCAATCCAACCATCGCGTTCTCGCTTATGCTACGCCGCTGGTCATCAACACGGCGGATCGGGTGCTGGGTCAGAGCACTTTTATCGAGGGGAAGCCGAATTTCGCCGATGCGCGTGGGCTCTACAATCCGCGCGCGGTGGCGGTGGACACTAGCGTGACGCCGAACCGCATCTACGTGGCGGACTATCTGAACAGCCGGGTGTTGGGATGGGGCAACGCGGCGAGCTTTGTCAACGGGGCGCCTGCCGACGTGGTGGTCGGCCAGACCAGTTTCGGCACCGCGCAGTGCAACGCCGGCGGTACACTCGCGAGCGCCCGGACGCTGTGCTGGCCGTTGGGGGTCGCGGTGGACGCGCAGGGCCGGCTGTACGTCGCTGACTACGGCAACAATCGGGTCGTGGAGTACAACGCTCCGTTCAGCATCGGTGCGTCCGCCAACCTGGTCTTCGGACAGGGCGGAAGCTTCACGTCGCGCTTCTGCAACAAGGGCGGCGTGAGCGCCTCGAGTCTATGCGTGCCATTGGGCGTCGCGCTGGACACGTTCGGGAACCTCTACGTTTCTGACAACCATAACCATCGGGTGCTGGAGTACGATACCCCGCTTACCACCGATACCGTCGCGGATCGGGTGATCGGGCAGCCGATGCTTACCACCAGCACCTGTCCGGCGACGCCGAGCGCGGCGAGCGTGTGCGGGGCGGCGGGAATCGCGGTCGACAGCAACGGCAACCTCTACGTGGCCGACGCCGATACCAACCGCGTGCTCGAATTCAACCATCCACTCAGTACCAACCAAGTGGCAGCCCGGGTCTTCGGCCAGAGCGGTAGCTTCGTCACCGGCATCTGCAACAAAGGCGGGGTCAGCGCTAGTTCGCTGTGCTATCCGCTCGGAGTCAGCGTGGACGACGCCGGAACGGTCTTCGTTGCCGATTTTACGAACAGCCGTGTACTCGAATACGACGCGCCGCTTAGCACCGACACCATAGCTGATCGGGTGTTCGGTCAGGCCGGCATCTTCACCTCGGCACGATGCAATAAGGGTGGCGTTAGCGAGACCATATTGTGCTATCCCGCGGGCGTCGCGCTCGACGGGGTGGGCAATCTGTACGTCACCGACCGCAACAACAATCGCGCACTCGTTTACGCGCAGCCGTAG
- a CDS encoding acyl-CoA dehydrogenase family protein: MSSPATDERSEPLSTPMSAADIHANARALSGYLREKSAEIEEARKLPDEVVRRLREAGMFRLMMPKEWGGPEMRPAEQVEVIEEVAKANASAAWCVMIGCDSGFFAGFLEDEAAREIYPRLDMATAGSATPSGRAERVAGGYRVTGQWSFGSGVTHAEVVELACTLYENGAAVTKGQGTPVTCGFLTAASNVEVVDNWRTTGMRGTGSCDYSVKDLFVPDRFLCNIRPPARRPGVLWRRSTNFLPKVSGVPLGAARAAIDYAVDSVKNRVELPSGRPLKNSGRIQSVIAEAEMMLGAARSYVFHAMEREWARLENNERPTIRERADAWLSRVNAAQAAREIVRMLYDAMGSASIYSERSPLDRALRDAETVCQHIVVQRKTLAMAGAMLLEADTPLLPYI, encoded by the coding sequence ATGTCATCACCAGCAACTGACGAGAGAAGCGAACCGCTCAGCACTCCGATGAGCGCGGCCGACATCCATGCAAACGCGCGCGCCTTGAGCGGTTACCTGCGCGAGAAATCCGCCGAGATCGAAGAAGCACGCAAGCTTCCTGACGAAGTGGTTAGGCGCCTGCGGGAAGCGGGAATGTTTCGCCTGATGATGCCGAAAGAATGGGGCGGTCCGGAAATGCGTCCGGCCGAGCAGGTCGAAGTCATCGAGGAAGTCGCGAAAGCCAATGCTTCCGCCGCGTGGTGCGTGATGATCGGATGCGATTCCGGATTTTTCGCGGGTTTCCTCGAAGACGAGGCCGCCAGAGAGATTTACCCTCGCCTCGACATGGCGACCGCCGGCAGTGCTACACCATCTGGGCGCGCGGAGCGCGTTGCAGGCGGATATCGAGTCACCGGCCAATGGTCATTCGGTTCCGGGGTGACGCATGCGGAGGTTGTCGAGCTTGCCTGCACACTCTATGAAAATGGCGCGGCGGTCACCAAGGGCCAGGGTACGCCCGTGACCTGCGGATTCCTGACAGCGGCTTCAAACGTGGAGGTGGTGGACAACTGGCGTACCACCGGGATGCGCGGGACCGGCAGTTGCGACTACAGCGTGAAGGATTTGTTCGTTCCCGATAGATTCCTCTGCAATATCCGTCCTCCCGCGCGCCGCCCCGGCGTGCTGTGGCGACGTTCCACGAACTTCCTGCCCAAGGTTTCCGGGGTACCCCTCGGTGCGGCCCGCGCCGCGATCGATTATGCGGTCGACTCAGTAAAAAACCGGGTGGAGCTACCTTCTGGCCGGCCTTTGAAGAACAGCGGACGCATTCAAAGCGTGATCGCGGAAGCGGAGATGATGTTAGGCGCCGCTCGCTCCTACGTCTTCCATGCCATGGAGCGGGAATGGGCACGGCTCGAGAACAATGAGCGGCCCACGATTCGCGAGCGCGCAGACGCGTGGCTGTCGCGGGTGAATGCGGCGCAGGCTGCGCGCGAGATCGTAAGAATGCTTTACGACGCGATGGGATCAGCTTCGATCTATTCCGAGCGGAGCCCGCTCGATCGCGCGCTGCGCGACGCGGAGACGGTTTGCCAACATATCGTGGTGCAACGCAAAACGCTTGCGATGGCGGGGGCGATGCTGCTCGAAGCCGATACTCCGCTGCTTCCGTACATCTGA
- a CDS encoding CaiB/BaiF CoA-transferase family protein, whose amino-acid sequence MSKSNFGGAFRAGGILQGLRVVECGEGISAAFASKLMADLGADVIKVEEPSGDIIRRRGPFAPGDEPDPEKSGLFLYLNANKRGVSIDLTDPNSRAEFDRLLSSAEILIHNFHPSARPLRGLESDALSKKFPSLITVGIAPFGDSGPYKGWKGYALNIENAGGMAFLAPGASEYPEQSPLRAFGDQADYQGGLHACFAALAMYLCRLGGGAPSSIEISEQECIAAMLEMNLMHYTYAGRETSRLGKRVIGPWLLSECRDGHAFVACAEEPQWQRLVELMGDPEWAHEELFKDRLARGINSDALNLFMREWFSSKNKDEVFHAGQAKRIPFAKVNTMKDIRDDAQLNYRNYFVELDYPGRGRIRMPGAPSRYGVDNSSARTAAPKIGQHNDEVLGKGTKVATAVPSSTKLSSKSLPLEGVRILDFTWAWAGPFATLQMAHMGAEVLRIESEKRVCITRAIPPFADDVPGPNRAGYFNQYNQGKRSITLNLADPAGLQVAYDLVAHCDVVIENFAGGIASKMGLGYEKLLKLRPDLIMLSMSGYGQDGPYRGYLGYGPPAAALSGFFFTTGYEGMPPMELGTSYMDPNAGIFGAIAVMNALIYRKKTGHGQYIDQSQLETAVQLIAEGLLQYQITGKEPERVGNHHSTMSPHNTYKTAGDADKWVSIAVGTEAEWLALCTVMGSPGLAQDPRFSTLLARKQNEDELDRVISEWSRIRDRWEVTEALQRAGVAAFPSMSNKDLATNEHLRERGYLVRLEHPEVGLRTHVGIPWTLGGKPCTVASPAPVRGADTDAVLSKLLGYSAEKIDQLRKAGALS is encoded by the coding sequence ATGAGCAAATCGAACTTTGGCGGTGCTTTTCGCGCTGGCGGAATCTTGCAAGGTCTCAGGGTGGTGGAATGCGGCGAAGGAATTTCCGCCGCGTTCGCCTCCAAGCTGATGGCTGATCTCGGCGCCGATGTAATCAAAGTAGAAGAACCATCGGGCGACATCATTCGTCGGCGCGGTCCGTTTGCTCCTGGCGACGAGCCGGACCCGGAAAAAAGCGGTCTCTTTCTGTACCTCAATGCCAACAAGCGCGGAGTCAGCATTGATCTAACGGATCCAAACTCGAGAGCCGAATTCGATCGGCTGCTGTCGAGCGCTGAGATCCTGATCCATAACTTCCATCCAAGCGCTCGCCCGCTTCGAGGACTGGAAAGCGATGCTCTATCGAAGAAGTTCCCGTCGCTTATCACGGTCGGCATTGCGCCATTCGGCGACAGCGGCCCATACAAGGGCTGGAAGGGCTATGCGTTGAATATTGAAAATGCAGGGGGAATGGCTTTCCTTGCGCCCGGCGCGTCGGAATATCCGGAGCAGTCGCCGTTAAGGGCGTTCGGCGATCAGGCCGACTACCAGGGCGGACTCCACGCGTGCTTCGCCGCTCTGGCAATGTATCTATGCCGTCTCGGCGGGGGAGCGCCATCGAGCATCGAAATATCCGAACAGGAATGCATAGCAGCGATGCTCGAAATGAACCTGATGCATTACACTTACGCTGGTCGTGAGACTTCACGCCTTGGCAAGCGCGTCATCGGCCCCTGGCTGCTGAGCGAATGCCGCGACGGCCACGCTTTTGTGGCATGCGCCGAAGAGCCGCAATGGCAGCGGCTGGTCGAATTGATGGGCGATCCCGAATGGGCGCACGAAGAACTGTTCAAGGATCGTCTCGCGCGCGGCATCAACTCCGATGCGCTCAACTTGTTCATGCGAGAATGGTTCTCGTCAAAGAACAAGGACGAAGTCTTCCATGCCGGCCAGGCGAAGCGAATTCCGTTCGCCAAGGTCAACACGATGAAAGACATCCGCGACGATGCTCAGCTGAATTACCGCAACTATTTCGTTGAGCTCGATTATCCGGGGCGTGGAAGAATCCGTATGCCGGGCGCCCCTTCCCGTTACGGTGTCGACAACTCTTCAGCTCGTACGGCCGCACCCAAAATTGGTCAGCACAATGACGAAGTACTGGGGAAAGGGACGAAGGTCGCAACAGCGGTCCCAAGTTCTACAAAGCTGAGCTCCAAAAGCTTACCACTCGAGGGGGTTCGAATTCTCGATTTCACCTGGGCGTGGGCGGGGCCGTTCGCGACATTGCAGATGGCTCACATGGGTGCCGAAGTGCTTCGCATCGAGAGCGAAAAGCGCGTGTGCATCACGCGGGCAATACCTCCGTTCGCCGATGATGTGCCGGGGCCGAATCGTGCGGGTTATTTCAACCAATATAATCAGGGCAAGCGCAGCATCACACTCAATCTCGCGGATCCAGCGGGGCTGCAGGTCGCATACGATCTCGTGGCGCACTGCGATGTGGTGATCGAGAACTTTGCCGGCGGCATCGCGAGCAAGATGGGTCTCGGATACGAGAAACTACTTAAGCTTCGTCCTGACCTTATCATGCTGTCGATGTCGGGCTATGGCCAGGACGGACCGTATCGCGGGTATCTCGGCTACGGGCCCCCCGCCGCGGCACTCTCAGGGTTCTTCTTCACGACCGGTTACGAAGGAATGCCGCCGATGGAACTCGGCACATCATACATGGACCCCAACGCTGGGATCTTTGGCGCGATCGCAGTGATGAACGCGCTGATCTATCGGAAAAAGACCGGCCACGGTCAATACATCGATCAGTCACAGCTTGAAACCGCCGTTCAGCTGATCGCGGAAGGTTTGCTTCAGTATCAGATCACCGGAAAAGAGCCCGAACGCGTCGGTAATCACCATTCTACGATGTCGCCACATAACACCTACAAAACCGCCGGCGATGCCGACAAATGGGTGAGTATCGCGGTGGGAACCGAAGCTGAGTGGCTTGCCTTGTGTACGGTAATGGGTAGTCCGGGGTTGGCTCAGGATCCGCGATTCTCGACGCTGCTGGCGCGCAAGCAAAACGAGGATGAACTCGATCGTGTTATCAGCGAATGGTCCAGGATTCGCGATCGATGGGAGGTCACCGAAGCCTTGCAGCGCGCCGGTGTTGCCGCCTTTCCTTCGATGAGTAACAAGGATCTCGCGACCAACGAGCATCTGCGCGAACGCGGATACCTTGTGCGGCTCGAGCATCCCGAGGTCGGACTGCGAACGCATGTAGGAATCCCGTGGACGCTTGGCGGTAAGCCGTGCACGGTTGCGTCGCCAGCACCCGTCAGAGGCGCTGACACGGATGCCGTATTGTCGAAGCTGCTAGGTTATTCAGCTGAGAAGATCGATCAGCTGCGTAAAGCCGGCGCGCTCAGCTGA